A single window of Micrococcales bacterium DNA harbors:
- the purL gene encoding phosphoribosylformylglycinamidine synthase subunit PurL: MSRAGTGPEDPGLDLGGASAGAAARIDTVERAAASDQVAQPWAELGLKQDEYEQIKQILGRRPTSSELAMYSVMWSEHCSYKSSKLHIKRQFGAKTSEAMKRHLLVGIGENAGVVDIGDGWAVTFKVESHNHPSFIEPYQGAATGVGGIVRDIIAMGARPIAVMDQLRFGAIDHPDTARVVHGVVAGIGGYGNCLGLPNIGGETVFDSSYQGNPLVNALCVGVMRHDQIHRANASGLGNLIIMFGARTGGDGIGGASVLASETFEADGPSKRPSVQVGDPFQEKVLIEACLELFQSGLVEGISDFGAAGLSCATSELAASGDGGMYVDLDKVLLRDPTLTPEEILMSESQERMLAVVRPDNLPAFHQVAAKWDVEVSVIGEVIAGDQLVVDYRGQRVVEVDPCTVAKQGPEYDRPYARPDWQDALVANSPDHLSRPQTPEELRATLLRVVASPNQCSKAWVTNQYDRFVQGNTAMAMPDDAGVLRIDPATGLGVALSSDANGRYTKLDPYAGAQQALAEAYRNVASTGAKPLAVTDCLNFGSPESPASMWQLVKAIEGLADACQTLEVPVTGGNVSFYNETGQVGLIDSAVHPTPVVGVLGVIQDVAKAVPSGWREGELAIYQLGTTAAEFGGSAWADVTHGHLGGRPPRVDLAAERALAEVLVEAAERGLLQAAHDLSDAGLAQALSEACLRWGVGAQVDLEGLNVMFEVDAFTALFSESQARAIVAVRVGEDDAAFWNLAVSKGLPITFLGLTGNVFPDPETGEKQWLRDGGIEAPPALEIEGQFTILLEELDQAWNQTLPKAFTE; the protein is encoded by the coding sequence ATGTATTCGGTTATGTGGTCCGAACACTGTTCGTACAAGTCCTCAAAACTCCACATCAAGCGCCAATTTGGCGCCAAAACCAGCGAAGCGATGAAACGCCACTTGCTGGTCGGCATTGGGGAAAACGCCGGTGTGGTTGACATTGGCGACGGCTGGGCGGTGACCTTCAAGGTCGAATCGCATAACCACCCCAGCTTCATCGAGCCTTATCAAGGTGCCGCCACTGGGGTGGGCGGAATTGTGCGCGACATCATCGCCATGGGGGCGCGGCCAATTGCGGTGATGGACCAACTGCGTTTTGGCGCCATTGACCACCCCGACACGGCTCGCGTCGTTCACGGCGTGGTGGCCGGAATTGGCGGCTACGGCAACTGCCTGGGCCTGCCCAACATTGGCGGCGAAACCGTCTTTGACTCGTCCTATCAGGGAAACCCACTGGTCAACGCCCTGTGTGTTGGTGTCATGCGGCATGACCAGATCCACCGGGCCAATGCCTCGGGCCTGGGCAACCTGATCATCATGTTTGGCGCCCGCACTGGCGGCGATGGCATTGGCGGCGCCTCGGTTCTGGCCAGCGAGACTTTCGAGGCGGACGGTCCCTCGAAGCGGCCGTCGGTTCAGGTGGGCGATCCATTCCAAGAAAAAGTCCTAATCGAAGCCTGTTTGGAGCTTTTCCAGTCCGGTTTGGTCGAAGGTATCAGTGACTTTGGCGCGGCCGGGCTGAGCTGCGCCACCTCAGAGCTGGCCGCCTCCGGAGATGGTGGCATGTATGTCGACCTGGACAAGGTGCTGCTGCGCGACCCGACCCTGACGCCGGAAGAGATCTTGATGTCGGAATCCCAAGAGCGCATGCTGGCGGTGGTCCGGCCGGACAATTTGCCGGCTTTTCACCAGGTGGCAGCCAAATGGGATGTTGAGGTTTCGGTCATTGGTGAGGTCATCGCCGGCGATCAGCTGGTTGTCGACTACCGCGGCCAGCGTGTGGTTGAGGTTGACCCCTGCACAGTGGCCAAACAAGGACCCGAATACGACCGGCCCTACGCCCGGCCCGATTGGCAGGACGCGCTGGTGGCCAACAGCCCCGACCACCTGTCCCGGCCGCAAACGCCGGAGGAACTGCGCGCCACCTTGCTGCGGGTTGTGGCCAGCCCCAACCAGTGCTCCAAGGCTTGGGTGACCAATCAATATGACCGCTTTGTCCAAGGCAACACCGCCATGGCCATGCCGGACGATGCCGGTGTGCTCAGGATCGATCCGGCCACTGGTTTGGGCGTGGCCCTGTCCAGCGATGCCAATGGCCGCTACACCAAACTCGACCCCTACGCCGGGGCCCAGCAAGCCCTGGCCGAGGCCTACCGCAACGTCGCCAGCACCGGCGCCAAGCCGTTGGCCGTGACCGACTGCCTCAACTTCGGTTCACCGGAATCGCCGGCTTCCATGTGGCAGCTGGTCAAAGCGATCGAGGGACTGGCCGATGCCTGCCAAACCCTCGAGGTGCCGGTGACCGGTGGCAACGTCTCGTTCTATAACGAAACCGGCCAGGTTGGGTTGATTGATTCCGCTGTCCATCCCACGCCGGTGGTGGGTGTGTTGGGCGTGATCCAAGACGTGGCCAAGGCGGTGCCCAGCGGTTGGCGCGAGGGCGAGCTGGCCATTTACCAGCTGGGCACCACGGCCGCGGAGTTTGGCGGCTCGGCCTGGGCCGATGTAACCCACGGCCACCTCGGTGGGCGACCGCCACGGGTCGATCTGGCGGCTGAGCGTGCCCTGGCAGAGGTCCTGGTCGAGGCTGCGGAAAGGGGCTTGCTGCAGGCGGCGCATGATTTGTCCGATGCCGGCCTGGCCCAGGCCCTGAGCGAGGCTTGCCTCAGGTGGGGGGTTGGTGCGCAGGTCGACTTGGAGGGACTCAATGTCATGTTCGAGGTCGACGCTTTCACGGCTTTGTTCTCTGAGTCCCAGGCCCGGGCCATTGTGGCCGTGCGGGTGGGCGAAGACGACGCCGCCTTTTGGAACCTGGCTGTGTCAAAGGGCCTGCCTATCACCTTCTTGGGCCTAACCGGCAATGTCTTTCCTGATCCGGAAACTGGCGAAAAGCAGTGGCTGCGTGACGGCGGAATTGAGGCTCCACCGGCACTGGAGATTGAAGGCCAGTTCACCATCCTGCTTGAAGAGCTTGACCAAGCCTGGAACCAGACGCTACCCAAGGCCTTTACCGAATAG